The following proteins come from a genomic window of Yinghuangia sp. ASG 101:
- a CDS encoding MmpS family transport accessory protein, giving the protein MRTFTAAAALLVATTLVTGCSDDGDAKSSKHTVLYEVVGTGPVDVTYSVDDPNSEGEEAKDAQLPWSHTIEVTTPDTRMHMLMYASASVSPDDTITCRLSVDGKVVSEQTGKRGESARIDACVADFSEPDFIDRS; this is encoded by the coding sequence TTGCGTACCTTTACCGCCGCCGCCGCACTGCTCGTGGCCACGACACTGGTCACCGGTTGTTCGGACGACGGGGATGCCAAGTCGTCGAAGCACACCGTGCTCTACGAAGTGGTCGGCACCGGGCCCGTCGACGTGACCTACAGCGTCGACGACCCCAATTCGGAAGGGGAGGAAGCCAAGGACGCCCAACTGCCTTGGTCCCACACGATCGAGGTGACGACGCCGGACACTCGGATGCACATGCTGATGTACGCCTCGGCCAGTGTGTCGCCGGACGACACCATCACCTGTCGGCTCAGCGTGGACGGCAAGGTGGTGAGCGAACAGACCGGCAAGCGCGGCGAGTCGGCCCGCATCGACGCGTGTGTCGCGGACTTCTCCGAGCCGGACTTCATCGACCGGTCGTAG
- a CDS encoding BlaI/MecI/CopY family transcriptional regulator → MTRNARQEPEPAVPRRRSGQLEGQVITVLVEAGQPLTPGEVLEKLGASSGLSYSTVVTILTRLHTKGAVTRRRDGRPYRYGAVSDAATLSASRMSRLLAEEPDRASVLRRFVNALDPEDERTLRALLRETDA, encoded by the coding sequence GTGACTCGGAACGCGCGCCAGGAGCCGGAACCCGCCGTCCCGCGCAGGCGTTCCGGCCAGCTTGAGGGCCAGGTCATCACCGTGCTCGTGGAGGCGGGGCAGCCGCTCACGCCCGGCGAGGTGCTGGAGAAACTCGGCGCGTCGTCGGGGCTGTCGTACAGCACCGTGGTGACGATCCTCACCCGGCTGCACACCAAGGGCGCGGTCACGAGGCGGCGCGACGGACGCCCCTACCGCTACGGCGCCGTCTCCGACGCCGCCACGCTCAGCGCCTCGCGCATGAGCCGCCTGCTCGCCGAGGAGCCCGACCGCGCGTCGGTGCTGCGGCGGTTCGTCAACGCGCTCGACCCCGAGGACGAGCGGACGCTGCGCGCCTTGCTGCGTGAAACGGACGCGTAG
- a CDS encoding M56 family metallopeptidase: MFDHFAWSVAVVPVLVVVLTLPLARRLSPSVGAAVLAWSAVVAACASLVNLGLFAVKAVAEIPAVAERFGWSHRVVAEDTAHVPWVSWVSAAWLVWSVAAVARVRRRHRRGHRIAEEFAHLPADRQVVVVESDAVDAYAVPGRPGRIVVTTAMREALTPEQYAALLAHERAHLDAGHPRLIMLAESAGAAHPALRWVARRVGYLIERAADEAAAVAVGDRRTVARAIGTAALASVHAPGPAVPVATSFARSRKRPGAIPSRVAALLVPGGPGLTKWVGLLPALAAVSSAAWTGEALLDFCQLLHGAAVGSR; this comes from the coding sequence ATGTTCGATCACTTCGCCTGGTCGGTGGCCGTCGTCCCCGTCCTGGTCGTCGTCCTCACATTGCCTTTGGCGCGCCGCCTCTCGCCGTCGGTCGGTGCGGCGGTCCTCGCGTGGTCGGCCGTGGTGGCCGCGTGCGCGAGTCTGGTCAACCTCGGTCTGTTCGCGGTCAAGGCGGTGGCCGAAATCCCGGCGGTCGCCGAACGCTTCGGGTGGTCCCACCGCGTCGTCGCCGAGGACACCGCGCACGTGCCGTGGGTCTCGTGGGTCTCCGCCGCGTGGCTGGTCTGGTCGGTCGCGGCCGTGGCGCGCGTCCGGCGGCGGCACCGCCGAGGCCACCGCATCGCCGAGGAGTTCGCCCATCTCCCCGCCGACCGGCAGGTCGTCGTGGTCGAGAGCGACGCCGTCGACGCGTACGCCGTTCCCGGCAGGCCGGGACGGATCGTGGTCACGACCGCCATGCGGGAGGCCCTGACCCCCGAGCAGTACGCGGCCCTTCTGGCGCACGAACGCGCCCATCTCGACGCCGGACACCCGCGGCTGATCATGCTCGCCGAGTCGGCCGGCGCGGCACACCCGGCCCTGCGGTGGGTCGCCCGCCGCGTGGGCTACCTGATCGAGCGCGCCGCCGACGAGGCCGCGGCCGTCGCCGTCGGGGACCGCAGGACCGTGGCCCGGGCCATCGGAACGGCCGCGCTGGCATCGGTGCACGCGCCCGGCCCCGCCGTCCCGGTGGCGACGTCCTTCGCCCGGAGCCGCAAGCGCCCCGGGGCCATCCCTTCGCGCGTGGCCGCGCTTCTCGTGCCCGGCGGCCCGGGCCTCACCAAGTGGGTCGGCCTGCTCCCCGCGCTGGCCGCCGTCTCCTCGGCGGCGTGGACGGGTGAGGCGCTGCTCGACTTCTGCCAGCTCCTCCACGGCGCCGCGGTGGGGTCCCGATGA
- a CDS encoding MATE family efflux transporter, with amino-acid sequence MLTTVIRDARALAVLAVPLILTQLAQVALTTTDTVMMGLLSTEELAAGGLAIVIFNQVRTMGVGLVTSVGNQIAAAAARAEQAAEHGAGADAAREEVRSVVRAAFAVATAAGIVGALLLPAIGYALPHLGQDAAVADRAQRMLLALAPGLLPCLWFQAIRQFTVGMRRPQALLRITLASVAVNAGLNWVLIHGTWGMPKLGLVGVGAATSTVYLLTFAALYASARRDDELAPLLSLNPLKADAATVKRLVALGVPIAATYGSEAGFFSLTALLAGSFGPAALAAHTAVNQLVYIVFQVAVGLSHAASINVSREIALGHHERARRLMTTALACAACVMGAVAAVYLAVPRLVLRPFLEAADGNAVDTATHLLFVAAALQFFDCAQNIGVGLLRGLDDTKGGFRITLVGYWAIGLPASCILAFACGWDAVGLWLGLLTGLAATAVLLLRRFTSALAAGAAVRPSAATA; translated from the coding sequence ATGCTGACGACCGTGATACGCGACGCCCGCGCCCTGGCGGTCCTCGCGGTTCCCCTGATCCTCACCCAGCTGGCCCAGGTCGCCCTGACCACCACGGACACCGTGATGATGGGCCTCCTCAGCACCGAGGAACTGGCCGCGGGCGGGCTGGCCATCGTGATCTTCAACCAGGTGCGGACGATGGGTGTGGGCCTGGTCACCTCGGTCGGCAACCAGATCGCCGCCGCCGCGGCCCGGGCCGAACAGGCCGCGGAACACGGGGCCGGGGCCGACGCCGCGCGCGAGGAGGTCCGCTCCGTGGTGCGCGCGGCCTTCGCCGTCGCCACCGCGGCCGGCATCGTCGGCGCCCTCCTCCTGCCGGCGATCGGCTACGCCCTCCCGCACCTCGGACAGGACGCCGCGGTCGCCGACCGCGCGCAGCGCATGCTCCTGGCCCTGGCCCCCGGACTGCTGCCGTGCCTGTGGTTTCAGGCCATCCGCCAGTTCACCGTCGGCATGCGGCGCCCCCAGGCGCTCCTGCGGATCACCCTCGCCTCGGTCGCGGTCAACGCGGGGCTCAACTGGGTTCTCATCCACGGCACTTGGGGAATGCCCAAGCTGGGCCTGGTGGGTGTCGGCGCCGCGACGTCCACCGTGTACCTGCTGACCTTCGCCGCGCTGTACGCGAGCGCCCGCCGCGACGACGAACTCGCCCCGCTGCTCAGCCTCAACCCGCTCAAGGCCGACGCCGCCACCGTCAAACGCCTGGTGGCGCTGGGCGTTCCCATCGCGGCGACGTACGGGTCCGAGGCGGGTTTCTTCTCCCTGACGGCGCTGCTCGCGGGGTCGTTCGGCCCGGCGGCGCTCGCCGCGCACACGGCCGTCAACCAACTCGTCTACATCGTCTTCCAGGTCGCCGTGGGGCTTTCGCACGCGGCGTCCATCAACGTCAGCCGGGAAATCGCCCTCGGCCACCACGAACGTGCCCGGCGCCTGATGACCACGGCCCTGGCGTGTGCCGCGTGCGTCATGGGCGCGGTCGCGGCCGTCTACCTCGCCGTACCCCGGCTCGTGCTCAGGCCGTTCCTCGAAGCCGCCGACGGCAACGCCGTCGACACGGCCACGCACCTGCTGTTCGTCGCCGCGGCCCTGCAATTCTTCGACTGCGCCCAGAACATCGGCGTCGGACTCCTGCGCGGCCTCGACGACACGAAGGGGGGCTTCCGCATCACGCTGGTCGGCTACTGGGCGATCGGACTCCCGGCCTCGTGCATCCTGGCCTTCGCGTGCGGCTGGGACGCGGTCGGCCTCTGGCTCGGGCTGCTCACCGGGCTCGCCGCGACCGCGGTGCTTCTGCTGCGGCGCTTCACCTCGGCACTGGCCGCGGGAGCCGCCGTGCGGCCCTCCGCCGCGACCGCCTAG
- a CDS encoding ABC transporter substrate-binding protein, with the protein MYLNRRQILVGSGAIGAGILLAGCSSESGGSPAPRSSGGTPKKGGTLRVGALGRAGAITRDPHGTQTNESDYLVLGLVYDTLTVPGATPNTLPRLAASWEPSPDLRTWRFKLAPGAVFHDGSPVTADDVVWSLRRLRNTKSGASRLPGVEAANINADGPDTVVLVSDYPNAELPLLTRLTTFVLKKDTPDNALENAPGTGPFKLDWYRNGNARLVRNDQWYGGEVHLDAIEVTMFETAQAMANAIMAGQIDLASNAGSIAARTAESRKDLHIIRRSDDMAMPIVMRTKDGPFADPRVREALRLVVDRDAMVKQVLSGYGTVANDIMGTGDPQYARDLPQRTRDLARAKQLLAEAGFDLGKSYDLVTTEDIAGLAESATLFASQAREADIRINVVKQESGAFWDDTWLKGSLYTTYWGTNDSAIFFASKTLVSEAGQNEAGFADPAFDAAYRDAIGAPDQAARAAALAELQKIEYERSGYLLWGMADGIDIATAKVNGLPTLAGYGRVQLQGAWLS; encoded by the coding sequence ATGTATCTGAACAGACGTCAAATACTCGTGGGAAGCGGGGCCATCGGCGCGGGCATCCTGCTCGCCGGCTGTTCCTCCGAGAGCGGCGGCTCCCCGGCCCCCCGGTCCTCCGGCGGCACCCCGAAGAAGGGCGGCACACTCCGCGTCGGGGCCCTCGGACGCGCCGGTGCCATCACCCGCGACCCGCACGGCACCCAGACCAACGAGAGCGACTACCTCGTCCTCGGCCTCGTCTACGACACGCTCACCGTGCCCGGTGCCACACCGAACACCCTTCCCCGGCTCGCGGCTTCGTGGGAGCCCTCGCCCGACCTGAGGACCTGGCGCTTCAAATTGGCCCCGGGGGCCGTGTTCCACGACGGCAGCCCGGTCACCGCCGACGACGTGGTGTGGTCCCTGCGGCGCCTGCGCAACACCAAGTCCGGGGCGTCGCGGCTCCCCGGCGTCGAGGCCGCCAACATCAACGCCGACGGGCCCGACACCGTGGTGCTGGTCTCGGACTACCCGAACGCGGAACTGCCGCTCCTGACACGGCTGACGACCTTCGTCCTGAAGAAGGACACCCCCGACAACGCGCTCGAGAACGCGCCGGGCACCGGCCCGTTCAAGCTCGACTGGTACCGCAACGGCAACGCCCGCCTCGTCCGCAACGACCAGTGGTACGGCGGCGAGGTCCACCTCGACGCGATCGAGGTGACCATGTTCGAGACCGCCCAGGCGATGGCCAACGCCATCATGGCCGGGCAGATCGACCTGGCCTCCAACGCGGGCTCGATCGCCGCCCGAACGGCCGAGAGCCGCAAGGACCTCCACATCATCCGCCGGTCCGACGACATGGCGATGCCCATCGTGATGCGGACGAAGGACGGCCCGTTCGCGGACCCGCGCGTCCGCGAGGCGCTGCGCCTGGTCGTCGACCGCGACGCCATGGTCAAGCAGGTGCTGTCCGGCTACGGAACCGTGGCCAACGACATCATGGGCACCGGCGACCCGCAGTACGCGCGCGACCTGCCGCAGCGCACCCGCGACCTCGCTCGCGCGAAGCAGCTGCTCGCCGAGGCCGGCTTCGACCTCGGCAAGTCCTACGACCTCGTCACCACCGAGGACATCGCCGGACTCGCGGAATCCGCCACGCTGTTCGCCTCCCAGGCCCGCGAGGCCGACATCCGCATCAACGTGGTCAAACAGGAGTCCGGCGCCTTCTGGGACGACACCTGGCTCAAGGGCAGCCTCTACACCACGTATTGGGGCACCAACGACTCCGCGATCTTCTTCGCCTCGAAGACCCTGGTCAGCGAGGCGGGGCAGAACGAGGCCGGGTTCGCCGACCCGGCGTTCGACGCCGCGTACCGCGACGCCATCGGAGCCCCCGACCAGGCCGCGCGCGCCGCCGCCCTCGCCGAACTCCAGAAGATCGAGTACGAGCGGTCGGGCTACCTGCTCTGGGGCATGGCCGACGGCATCGACATCGCGACCGCAAAGGTCAACGGCCTGCCCACCCTCGCCGGGTACGGCCGTGTGCAACTGCAGGGCGCGTGGCTGAGTTGA
- a CDS encoding ABC transporter permease, translating into MAELTPLADTAEPAPGPGTAVRRIAYAGSWGLRAGAVLVRRALLLAAMLAVVFLAVELLPGDAASATSERGDSAADIAARRELLGLDRPLWERFADWMTALPTGDLGTSARGEKVADLLRDPFPNTLMLAGTAFALTAVASIALGCLAAARPGRLTDRVIGHVATSAFAVPDFVVATGLILTLSLWTGWLPAVTVSGPDGDPANWKMLIMPVLALTIPQTGWNTRIVRGALADQAATPHVEAARLDGLSTPRVLLRHALPGALPVIATGLATSTGMLLGGAVVVETLFNYPGIGSVLAGAVASRDTPLIAGAVALAGAAITLVLLAADLIRAKTVGAQR; encoded by the coding sequence GTGGCTGAGTTGACCCCGCTCGCCGACACGGCGGAGCCCGCCCCGGGACCGGGCACCGCCGTGCGGCGGATCGCGTACGCCGGGTCCTGGGGCCTGCGGGCCGGCGCGGTACTGGTCCGCCGCGCCCTGCTGCTGGCCGCGATGCTCGCCGTCGTCTTCCTCGCCGTCGAGCTGCTGCCCGGCGACGCGGCCAGTGCGACGTCCGAACGCGGGGACAGCGCCGCGGACATCGCCGCGCGCCGTGAACTCCTGGGCCTGGACCGGCCGTTGTGGGAGCGGTTCGCCGACTGGATGACCGCGCTGCCGACGGGCGACCTCGGCACGTCCGCGCGCGGCGAGAAGGTCGCCGACCTGCTGCGCGACCCGTTCCCCAACACGCTCATGCTCGCCGGAACCGCCTTCGCGCTCACCGCCGTCGCCTCGATCGCCCTGGGGTGCCTCGCGGCGGCGCGGCCCGGCCGGCTCACCGACCGCGTCATCGGGCACGTCGCGACATCCGCGTTCGCCGTACCGGACTTCGTCGTCGCCACGGGCCTCATCCTGACGCTGTCGCTGTGGACCGGGTGGCTTCCCGCCGTCACCGTCTCCGGGCCGGACGGCGATCCGGCGAACTGGAAGATGCTGATCATGCCGGTCCTGGCCCTGACGATCCCGCAGACCGGGTGGAACACCCGGATCGTGCGCGGCGCCCTCGCCGACCAGGCGGCGACGCCGCACGTCGAGGCGGCGCGCCTGGACGGGCTGTCCACGCCCCGGGTACTCCTGCGGCACGCCCTGCCGGGCGCGCTCCCGGTCATCGCCACCGGGCTGGCCACGTCCACCGGCATGCTGCTCGGCGGCGCGGTCGTCGTCGAGACGCTGTTCAACTACCCCGGCATCGGCAGCGTTCTGGCCGGGGCCGTGGCAAGCCGCGACACACCGCTCATCGCCGGAGCCGTGGCCCTCGCGGGCGCCGCGATCACGCTCGTCCTGCTCGCCGCGGACCTGATCCGCGCGAAGACCGTGGGAGCCCAACGATGA
- a CDS encoding ABC transporter permease, giving the protein MTSPRPGATAPAASGPPRKPARHKPVRRALGLIAPAAVLLAVALAGPWLAPHAIDKPVTGSYATAGDGAVLGGDQLGRDVLSRLLDGGTALIGGAFLVGVTVTGLAAVLGCLAVLRPRLGTVLERAADLAILLPPVLGIMLIALAWPDGGRWAVILAAITLGTPYAVRVVAAAAAPLASAGYVEAALMRGESTFSVITRELLPNLRATVLTLFGLRFVEAAYIISTAAFLQIGPQPPEADWALMIRENAPGILLNPWAVLAPSAAIALLAITVNLAATALAPRTKAVIPA; this is encoded by the coding sequence ATGACCAGCCCCCGTCCGGGCGCCACCGCACCGGCCGCGTCCGGCCCGCCGCGAAAACCGGCCCGGCACAAGCCGGTCCGCCGCGCCCTGGGCCTCATCGCGCCCGCCGCGGTGCTCCTTGCCGTCGCCCTGGCGGGCCCGTGGCTCGCGCCGCACGCGATCGACAAGCCGGTCACCGGGTCGTACGCGACCGCCGGCGACGGCGCCGTCCTCGGCGGCGACCAGCTCGGCCGCGACGTGCTGTCCCGCCTGCTCGACGGCGGCACCGCACTCATCGGCGGCGCCTTCCTGGTCGGCGTCACCGTCACCGGGCTCGCGGCGGTCCTGGGATGCCTCGCGGTCCTGCGCCCCAGGCTCGGCACGGTGCTGGAGCGGGCGGCCGACCTGGCCATCCTCCTCCCTCCGGTGCTCGGCATCATGCTGATCGCACTCGCCTGGCCCGACGGCGGGCGCTGGGCCGTGATCCTCGCGGCCATCACCCTCGGGACGCCGTACGCGGTCCGCGTCGTCGCCGCAGCCGCCGCCCCGCTCGCGTCCGCCGGCTACGTCGAGGCCGCGCTCATGCGCGGTGAGTCGACGTTCTCCGTCATCACCCGCGAACTGCTCCCCAACCTGCGCGCCACCGTGCTGACCTTGTTCGGACTGCGCTTCGTGGAAGCCGCCTACATCATCTCCACGGCCGCGTTCCTCCAGATCGGCCCGCAACCCCCCGAGGCGGACTGGGCCTTGATGATCCGCGAGAACGCCCCCGGGATCCTCCTCAACCCGTGGGCCGTCCTCGCCCCCAGCGCCGCGATCGCGCTGCTCGCGATCACCGTGAACCTCGCCGCGACCGCCCTCGCGCCCCGCACCAAGGCGGTGATCCCCGCGTGA
- a CDS encoding ABC transporter ATP-binding protein — protein MNAVEVHGLRIHVPHGPRLLDVPDVGVPRGRVTALTGASGSGKTTLLKALLGSLPPGTVADGGVRVLGHDVLRLGAAELRRLRRTELAYVGQDPGSALNPRMTVRRLVAETAEDPSGAAVEALLEECRLPAHDGLADRRPHALSGGQQRRVALARALARNPALLLLDEPTAGLDTALRDEIARLLRHLADTRELAIVMACHDPELVAACADHTIALTAPENAVDAPPRPRTRSPRPRPDERPAPADDAAVSAPGLVADDVTVTYPGRRGTAHQALRGVDFAVAPGSATAIVGPSGSGKTTLLRVLAGLTPATGGSLGLHGEPLPPKVRRRTREHQRQIQLVPQNPLDTLNPSRTVAAALDRPLRLHSPLDRAQRADRVEELLEAVGLPASYAARYPAELSGGQRQRVAIARALATDPAYLLCDEITSALDPDTAAAIMDLLHGLRHKRRMAVVLVSHELHLAAAYTDTTHTLADGTLTAAGPSTRPAAAAPRPTGAREA, from the coding sequence GTGAACGCCGTCGAGGTGCACGGACTCCGTATCCACGTCCCCCACGGCCCGCGCCTGCTGGACGTCCCCGACGTGGGCGTCCCCCGGGGGCGCGTCACCGCGCTGACCGGCGCCTCGGGATCCGGCAAGACCACCCTGCTCAAGGCCCTGCTCGGGTCCCTGCCGCCGGGAACGGTCGCGGACGGCGGCGTCCGCGTGCTCGGCCACGACGTGCTGCGCCTCGGCGCGGCGGAGCTGCGACGCCTGCGCCGCACCGAGCTCGCGTACGTCGGACAGGACCCGGGGTCGGCGCTGAACCCGCGCATGACCGTGCGCCGCCTGGTGGCCGAGACCGCCGAGGACCCGAGCGGCGCCGCGGTCGAAGCGCTCCTGGAGGAATGCCGGCTCCCGGCGCACGACGGCCTCGCCGACCGCCGCCCCCACGCGCTGTCCGGGGGCCAGCAGCGCCGCGTCGCGCTCGCCCGCGCCCTCGCGCGCAACCCGGCCCTGCTGCTCCTCGACGAGCCCACCGCCGGCCTCGACACCGCGCTCCGCGACGAAATCGCCCGGCTGCTGCGCCACTTGGCCGACACCCGGGAGCTGGCGATCGTCATGGCCTGCCACGACCCGGAACTCGTCGCCGCCTGCGCCGACCACACCATCGCGCTCACCGCGCCGGAGAACGCGGTCGACGCGCCGCCCCGTCCGCGCACGCGCTCCCCCCGCCCGCGCCCGGACGAGCGGCCGGCCCCGGCCGACGACGCCGCGGTGTCGGCTCCCGGCCTTGTGGCGGACGACGTCACCGTCACCTACCCGGGACGCCGCGGTACCGCCCACCAGGCCCTGCGCGGTGTCGACTTCGCCGTGGCGCCGGGGTCCGCCACCGCGATCGTCGGACCGTCCGGCTCCGGCAAGACCACGTTGCTGCGGGTCCTGGCCGGGCTCACCCCGGCGACCGGCGGCTCTCTCGGCCTGCACGGGGAGCCCCTTCCGCCGAAGGTCCGCCGCCGCACGCGCGAGCACCAGCGGCAGATCCAGCTCGTCCCGCAGAACCCCCTCGACACCCTCAACCCGAGCCGGACCGTCGCGGCGGCCCTGGACCGGCCCCTGCGCCTGCACAGCCCCCTCGACCGCGCGCAACGGGCGGACCGCGTCGAGGAGTTGCTGGAGGCGGTCGGCCTGCCCGCCTCGTACGCCGCCCGCTACCCCGCGGAACTCTCCGGCGGGCAGCGCCAGCGCGTCGCGATCGCCCGCGCCCTCGCGACCGACCCCGCCTATCTGCTCTGCGACGAGATCACCAGCGCGCTCGACCCCGACACGGCCGCCGCGATCATGGACCTGCTCCACGGTCTGCGCCACAAGCGCCGGATGGCCGTGGTGCTGGTGAGCCACGAACTCCACCTGGCCGCCGCCTACACCGACACGACGCACACACTGGCCGACGGCACGCTGACCGCCGCCGGGCCCTCGACACGGCCGGCCGCCGCCGCGCCGCGGCCGACGGGCGCCCGCGAGGCCTGA
- a CDS encoding response regulator transcription factor, whose translation MRVLLVEDEVRLAETIRQGLADAGVNVEVVHNGVDGLWAATENTYDVVVLDIMLPGLNGYRVCAGLRERGVWAPVLMLTAKDGDWDQADALDLGADDYLTKPFSFVVLLARLRALVRRGAAARPVVLEAGDLALDPARRRVTRAGAEIRLTPREFALLEFLMRRAGDVVSKTEILAQVWDANYDGPANVVEVYVGYLRRKLASESAPAPIETVRGMGYRLTRPS comes from the coding sequence GTGCGGGTGCTGTTGGTGGAGGACGAGGTGCGGCTCGCGGAGACGATCCGGCAGGGTCTCGCCGACGCCGGGGTCAACGTCGAGGTCGTGCACAACGGCGTCGACGGGCTGTGGGCGGCCACGGAGAACACGTACGACGTCGTCGTCCTGGACATCATGCTGCCCGGGCTGAACGGCTACCGGGTGTGCGCCGGGCTCCGCGAGCGGGGTGTGTGGGCGCCCGTGCTCATGCTCACCGCGAAGGACGGCGACTGGGACCAGGCCGACGCGCTCGACCTAGGCGCGGACGACTACCTCACCAAGCCGTTCAGCTTCGTGGTGCTGCTGGCGCGGTTGCGGGCGCTGGTGCGGCGGGGAGCCGCGGCCCGACCGGTGGTCCTGGAGGCCGGCGACCTGGCGTTGGACCCCGCGAGGCGCCGGGTCACTCGCGCGGGTGCGGAAATCCGGCTGACGCCGCGCGAGTTCGCGCTGCTGGAATTCCTCATGCGGCGTGCGGGCGACGTGGTGTCCAAGACCGAGATCCTCGCGCAGGTCTGGGACGCGAACTACGACGGGCCCGCCAACGTGGTCGAGGTGTACGTCGGCTACTTGCGCAGGAAACTGGCCTCGGAGTCGGCTCCCGCACCGATCGAGACCGTGCGCGGCATGGGCTACCGGCTGACCCGCCCGTCCTGA
- a CDS encoding sensor histidine kinase, giving the protein MVSRVRLWVRRRVGVRVRSALAAAAVVAVVLAAAAAAFALFYERQLTHTVGAAATQRAEAVAADVERQGPSGGALAPGSGEPVPVQVLDPSGRVVAASPASSGLPTMSSLRPAAGQVLHEDRRLGPGDGHRYRIAAVGARTPAGTYTVLVGESLEPVHESLEDAAALLVIGCPPLVLVVAAATYLFVGRALVPVEAIRRKVSGITASRLAERVPVPEAQDEVARLATTMNSMLDRVETQVTAQHRFVADAGHELRSPLATLRSGLDVLAARNPEGRDAELLAVLGAEAVRLGDLVDGLLLLARTDEHGGAHTTEDVDLDDVVAAERARLAAQHPRLAVTAALTPVQVVGDRGQLTRVLRNLADNAAGHAASAVAFTLTTVPGRAVVEVRDDGPGVPEADRERIFDRFVRLDESRQRASGGSGLGLAIVRELVLAHGGDVRVEDAPGGGALFRVDLPLPGADAAGPADGGQDGRVSR; this is encoded by the coding sequence ATGGTGTCCCGTGTGCGGTTGTGGGTGCGGCGGCGCGTCGGTGTGCGCGTGCGGTCCGCGCTGGCCGCCGCGGCGGTGGTCGCCGTGGTGCTCGCCGCCGCCGCGGCGGCGTTCGCGCTCTTCTACGAGCGGCAGCTCACCCACACCGTCGGGGCCGCCGCCACGCAGCGCGCCGAGGCGGTCGCCGCGGACGTCGAGCGCCAAGGGCCGTCCGGCGGCGCCCTCGCCCCCGGGAGCGGCGAACCGGTGCCGGTCCAGGTGCTGGACCCGTCCGGCCGGGTCGTCGCGGCGTCCCCCGCGTCGTCCGGGCTTCCGACGATGTCGTCGCTGCGGCCCGCCGCCGGGCAGGTCCTGCACGAGGACCGCCGGCTCGGTCCCGGCGACGGGCACCGGTACCGGATCGCCGCCGTCGGCGCGCGGACGCCGGCCGGCACGTACACCGTCCTGGTCGGCGAGTCCCTGGAGCCGGTGCACGAGAGTCTGGAGGACGCCGCAGCGCTCCTGGTGATCGGCTGCCCGCCGCTGGTCCTGGTCGTCGCCGCCGCGACGTACCTGTTCGTGGGCCGTGCCCTGGTCCCGGTCGAGGCGATCCGCCGCAAGGTCTCGGGCATCACCGCGTCCCGGCTCGCCGAGCGCGTCCCGGTCCCCGAGGCCCAGGACGAGGTGGCCCGGCTCGCCACCACCATGAACTCGATGCTCGACCGCGTCGAGACCCAAGTGACCGCGCAGCACCGGTTCGTCGCCGACGCCGGACACGAACTCCGCAGCCCTCTCGCGACGTTGCGCTCCGGCCTGGACGTCCTCGCGGCGCGCAACCCGGAGGGCCGCGACGCCGAACTCCTCGCGGTGCTGGGCGCCGAGGCGGTCCGCCTCGGCGACCTGGTCGACGGCCTGTTGCTCCTGGCCCGGACCGACGAGCACGGCGGTGCCCACACGACCGAGGACGTCGACCTGGACGACGTGGTCGCGGCCGAGCGCGCCCGCCTCGCCGCCCAACACCCGCGACTCGCGGTCACCGCCGCGTTGACCCCGGTGCAAGTCGTCGGCGACCGCGGGCAGTTGACCCGGGTGTTGCGCAACCTCGCGGACAACGCCGCCGGGCACGCGGCGTCGGCGGTGGCGTTCACGCTGACCACCGTCCCCGGCCGCGCCGTCGTCGAGGTGCGCGACGACGGCCCCGGCGTCCCCGAGGCGGACCGGGAGCGGATCTTCGACCGGTTCGTCCGTCTCGACGAGAGCCGCCAGCGGGCCTCGGGCGGGTCCGGGCTCGGCCTGGCCATCGTCCGCGAACTGGTCCTCGCGCACGGCGGCGACGTGCGTGTCGAGGACGCGCCCGGAGGCGGCGCGCTGTTCCGCGTCGACCTGCCGCTGCCCGGCGCGGATGCCGCCGGGCCCGCCGACGGCGGTCAGGACGGGCGGGTCAGCCGGTAG